One segment of Rosa chinensis cultivar Old Blush chromosome 6, RchiOBHm-V2, whole genome shotgun sequence DNA contains the following:
- the LOC112169225 gene encoding uncharacterized isomerase BH0283: protein MAKKPVKYSVVDAFTDSAFKGNPAAVCFLEEDRDDQWMQALATEFNLSQTGYLTRLNGSDHSPSLTSTPRFKLRWFTPVTEVKLCGHATLAAAYTLFMSGLIDSDVIEFSTLSGILTAKKVVDHVKAANGSHLKNGEARDNYFIELNFPADPSSEFNSAEVSFISNALGGAPVVEIMRTVADNLLVVLASGKTVADLLPQLDAIEKCPGTGVIVTGVAPPESGFDFISRFFCPKFGINEDPVCGSAHCGLAPYWCKKLGKCDVVACQASPRGGTLYIHLDEKNQRVLLRGKAVTVMEGTVLV from the exons ATGGCAAAGAAACCGGTGAAATACTCTGTG GTGGATGCTTTCACCGACTCAGCTTTCAAGGGGAATCCAGCAGCAGTTTGCTTTCTAGAGGAAGACAGAGATGATCAATGGATGCAAGCTCTGGCCACGGAGTTCAATCTCTCTCAGACAGGTTACTTGACTCGCCTCAATGGCTCGGACCACTCGCCTTCTTTGACTTCCACACCAAGGTTCAAACTCAGATGGTTTACTCCTGTTACAGAG GTTAAGCTTTGTGGTCATGCAACATTAGCGGCTGCTTATACCCTGTTTATGTCTGGTTTGATTGATTCCGACGTTATTGAGTTTTCGACCTTGTCTGGAATTCTAACAGCTAAAAAGGTTGTAGATCATGTTAAGGCAGCCAACGGTTCACATTTAAAAAATGGTGAAGCACGAGATAACTATTTTATTGAACTGAATTTTCCTGCTGACCCATCTTCTGAATTCAATTCTGCTGAGGTTTCGTTTATTTCCAACGCCTTGGGGGGTGCTCCTGTGGTTGAAATAATGAGGACAGTTGCAGATAATCTACTT GTGGTGCTTGCATCTGGAAAGACTGTTGCAGATTTGTTGCCACAGTTAGATGCAATTGAAAAATGTCCAGGTACTGGAGTGATTGTAACAGGAGTTGCTCCTCCAGAGTCTGGATTTGATTTTATCAGTAGATTCTTCTGCCCGAAATTCGGGATCAATGAG GATCCTGTTTGTGGGAGTGCACATTGTGGCTTAGCACCATACTGGTGCAAGAAACTGGGAAAGTGTGATGTTGTTGCATGTCAG GCATCACCTAGAGGGGGAACACTGTACATTCATCTGGATGAGAAAAATCAAAGGGTGCTACTCCGAGGGAAGGCGGTTACTGTGATGGAAGGAACTGTTCTAGTTTGA